One Gordonia mangrovi genomic region harbors:
- a CDS encoding TetR/AcrR family transcriptional regulator yields the protein MDDTIGFGTRRREDLFDRLLALLLAEGFAQLGVADLAKRLHCSKSTLYTLADSKEQLVAKTVTQFFRTATTQVESAVAGADTARDRVITYLIAVGDALAPASDAFMTDLHAFGPTRQLYEHNTAAAARRVQQLITDGVAAGEFRDVDASFAADLAASMMSRIQRREVAVTTGLDDASAYRQLASILTVGIAAAGA from the coding sequence ATGGACGACACCATCGGCTTCGGCACCCGCCGACGCGAAGACCTGTTCGACCGGCTGCTCGCCCTACTGTTGGCCGAGGGTTTCGCACAGCTCGGCGTCGCCGATCTCGCCAAGCGGCTGCACTGCTCCAAATCGACCCTGTACACCCTGGCCGACAGCAAGGAACAGTTGGTCGCCAAGACCGTGACACAGTTCTTCCGCACGGCCACAACGCAGGTCGAGTCGGCAGTCGCCGGGGCCGACACCGCCCGAGACAGGGTGATCACGTACCTCATCGCGGTCGGCGATGCATTGGCCCCGGCATCGGATGCGTTCATGACCGATCTGCACGCGTTCGGGCCGACGCGGCAGCTGTACGAACACAACACGGCCGCCGCCGCCCGCCGGGTGCAGCAGCTCATAACCGACGGCGTGGCCGCCGGCGAGTTCCGCGATGTGGACGCCTCCTTCGCCGCCGACCTCGCGGCCTCGATGATGAGCCGCATCCAGCGCCGGGAGGTCGCGGTGACCACCGGGCTCGACGATGCGTCCGCCTATCGGCAGCTGGCCTCGATCCTCACGGTCGGGATAGCCGCGGCAGGTGCGTGA
- a CDS encoding acyl-CoA dehydrogenase family protein, with product MPVDRLLPSDEAHDLIALTRDFADKRLAGIVDEYEKAEKYPEGLFAELGEAGLLGLPYPVEWDGGGQPYEVYLQVLEELGARWAAVAVAVSVHGLACHPLFNYGTEEQKQRWLPDLLNGTLVGAYSLSEPQAGSDAAALACRAAAVDGGYRVNGAKAWITHGGIADVYNLFARTGEGSKGVSCFLVARDTEGLTFGKPEEKMGLHAVPTTSATYDDALVSTERRLGAEGEGLSIAFSALDSGRLGIAAVATGLAQAALDAAVDYAQERTAFGRKIIDHQGLGFVLADMAAAVDTARATYLDAARRRDAGRPYSRAAATAKLVATDAAMNVTTDAVQVFGGYGYTRDFRVERYMREAKITQIFEGTNQIQRLVIARSLAAR from the coding sequence ATGCCCGTCGATCGTCTACTGCCCAGCGATGAAGCACACGATCTCATCGCGCTGACCAGGGACTTCGCCGACAAGCGCCTCGCGGGCATCGTCGACGAGTACGAAAAGGCGGAGAAGTACCCCGAAGGGCTCTTCGCCGAGTTGGGGGAGGCCGGTCTGCTCGGCTTGCCCTACCCCGTCGAGTGGGACGGCGGCGGCCAGCCCTACGAGGTGTATCTGCAGGTCCTCGAAGAACTCGGTGCGCGCTGGGCGGCGGTTGCCGTGGCGGTCAGTGTGCACGGCCTCGCCTGCCACCCGCTGTTCAATTACGGCACCGAAGAACAGAAACAGCGCTGGCTACCGGATCTGCTCAACGGCACACTCGTCGGCGCCTACAGTCTGTCGGAGCCCCAGGCGGGATCCGACGCTGCGGCGCTGGCCTGCCGCGCGGCGGCCGTCGACGGCGGATATCGGGTGAACGGGGCGAAGGCGTGGATCACCCACGGCGGGATCGCCGACGTCTACAACCTCTTCGCCCGTACCGGCGAGGGGTCGAAGGGGGTCAGCTGCTTTCTCGTCGCACGCGACACCGAGGGGCTGACGTTCGGCAAACCCGAGGAGAAGATGGGCCTGCACGCGGTCCCCACCACATCGGCCACCTACGACGATGCCCTGGTGAGCACGGAACGTCGCCTGGGTGCCGAGGGCGAGGGGCTGTCGATCGCCTTCTCCGCGTTGGATTCCGGCCGCCTCGGCATCGCTGCGGTGGCGACCGGACTGGCGCAGGCGGCGCTCGACGCGGCGGTGGACTACGCGCAGGAGCGAACGGCGTTCGGACGTAAGATCATCGATCATCAGGGCCTGGGTTTCGTGCTGGCCGACATGGCGGCGGCCGTCGACACCGCGCGAGCCACCTACCTGGATGCCGCCCGCCGCCGGGATGCCGGCCGCCCGTACTCGCGGGCCGCCGCCACCGCCAAGCTCGTGGCCACCGACGCCGCGATGAACGTGACCACCGACGCCGTGCAGGTCTTCGGCGGCTACGGCTATACCCGGGACTTCCGGGTCGAGCGGTACATGCGCGAGGCCAAGATCACGCAGATCTTCGAGGGCACCAACCAGATTCAGCGCCTCGTGATCGCACGATCGTTGGCCGCGCGCTGA
- a CDS encoding MMPL family transporter, whose product MNTTLLYRLGRACAAHPVRALVGFVMALAVLLGASSALGGQTQEDWDVAGTESHRGIELLREHVPGAGNAFANVVVHSENGALSAATTTELRERLERMPHVATVAQPRFSADRDTAIVSVGYDVPETDPDLMGDASALTDAVDPIRADGLQVEMNGSLPETAAAPIKGHAEIIGITLALLIMVFAFGSVVAAGLPILSAIAGLIAGSAGVLVLAAAIDVSPSAPMVASMVGLGVGIDYALLVVSRHVEFLRRGHDPVDAAARSVATAGRSAVFAATTVLVSLMGLPLAGLPTYSSFGFATAIAVVAMLVATLVLVPALCRLAGRRIVPRTARALSAEPDADTITARPPLTARWATRVGARPVAAVLIAMTVMLALAAPAISMRTWPQDSGAQSAELTTRKAHDLLAAEYGAGANADVMIVAPTDQVTTAQLTTARSATERVDGVTTVAPIAQSPDGALEIIGVTIAHDPADAATVDVLDAIRAQLPDGAILTGYTAYLDDISTLLQQRLWVVIGFVVTASVVLLTVLFRSVVVPVKAALMNLLSVAAAYGVITMVFQWGWGLSLLGVDHPVAVSSWVPILIFAVLFGLSMDYEVFLLSRIREEWLATGDARAAVIGGLAKTGRVITTAAAIMVAVFISFATETDIVLKMLGLGMAVAVLLDATLIRMVLVPATMSLLGRFNWWLPAWLDRVLPRIDVEVDDDRPVTAPATERELART is encoded by the coding sequence ATGAACACCACACTGCTGTATCGACTGGGTAGGGCGTGCGCAGCCCATCCGGTCCGCGCCCTCGTCGGTTTCGTGATGGCACTCGCCGTGCTGCTGGGTGCGTCCTCGGCTCTCGGCGGGCAGACCCAGGAGGACTGGGATGTCGCCGGGACCGAATCCCACCGCGGCATCGAACTGCTGCGCGAGCACGTGCCCGGAGCCGGCAACGCCTTTGCCAATGTCGTCGTCCATTCCGAGAACGGTGCGCTGTCCGCGGCCACCACGACCGAACTGCGCGAACGTCTCGAACGCATGCCCCATGTCGCAACGGTCGCCCAACCCCGGTTCAGCGCCGATCGTGACACCGCGATCGTCTCGGTCGGCTATGACGTCCCGGAGACCGATCCCGATCTGATGGGCGACGCGAGCGCGCTCACCGACGCCGTCGACCCGATCCGTGCCGACGGTCTTCAGGTGGAGATGAACGGCTCACTGCCGGAAACCGCGGCGGCGCCCATCAAGGGCCACGCGGAGATCATCGGCATCACTTTGGCGCTGTTGATCATGGTCTTCGCATTCGGTTCCGTCGTCGCGGCAGGACTGCCAATCCTGTCGGCGATCGCCGGCCTGATCGCCGGATCTGCCGGCGTGCTGGTACTGGCCGCCGCCATCGACGTCAGTCCCTCCGCTCCGATGGTGGCCAGCATGGTGGGCCTGGGCGTCGGCATCGACTACGCGTTGTTGGTGGTGAGTCGACATGTCGAGTTCCTGCGCCGCGGCCACGACCCGGTGGATGCCGCCGCCCGCTCGGTGGCCACTGCCGGCCGCTCGGCGGTGTTCGCCGCCACCACGGTGCTGGTGTCCCTGATGGGCCTGCCGTTGGCGGGACTGCCGACCTATTCGTCGTTCGGTTTCGCCACAGCGATCGCAGTGGTCGCCATGCTGGTGGCGACCCTGGTGCTGGTTCCGGCGCTGTGCCGACTGGCCGGTCGGCGGATCGTGCCGCGCACGGCGCGGGCGCTGTCGGCCGAACCCGACGCCGACACGATCACCGCCCGTCCGCCACTGACTGCCCGCTGGGCCACACGCGTCGGTGCCCGTCCGGTCGCAGCGGTCCTGATCGCGATGACCGTGATGCTCGCGCTGGCGGCACCCGCCATCTCGATGCGCACGTGGCCCCAGGACTCCGGAGCCCAGTCGGCCGAACTGACCACCCGCAAGGCGCACGATCTGCTGGCGGCCGAATACGGTGCCGGAGCCAACGCCGACGTGATGATCGTGGCGCCGACCGACCAGGTCACCACCGCGCAGCTGACCACCGCGCGTTCGGCGACCGAACGCGTCGACGGCGTGACCACGGTGGCCCCGATCGCCCAGTCCCCCGATGGCGCCCTCGAGATCATCGGTGTCACCATCGCCCACGACCCTGCCGACGCGGCGACCGTCGACGTTCTCGACGCGATCCGCGCACAGCTTCCCGACGGCGCGATCCTGACCGGGTACACCGCCTACCTCGACGACATCTCCACGCTGCTGCAGCAACGCCTGTGGGTCGTGATCGGATTCGTGGTGACGGCGTCGGTGGTGCTGCTGACCGTGCTGTTCCGTTCGGTGGTGGTCCCGGTGAAGGCGGCGCTGATGAATCTGCTGTCGGTCGCCGCCGCGTACGGGGTGATCACGATGGTGTTCCAGTGGGGCTGGGGTCTGTCCCTGCTCGGCGTGGATCACCCGGTGGCCGTGTCGAGTTGGGTACCGATCCTGATCTTCGCCGTGCTGTTCGGGCTGTCGATGGACTATGAGGTGTTCCTGCTGTCCCGCATCCGCGAGGAGTGGCTGGCCACCGGCGACGCCCGCGCCGCAGTGATCGGTGGACTGGCCAAGACAGGACGGGTCATCACCACCGCCGCCGCGATCATGGTCGCGGTCTTCATCAGCTTCGCCACCGAGACCGACATCGTGCTCAAGATGCTCGGACTCGGCATGGCGGTCGCGGTGCTGCTGGACGCCACCCTGATCCGGATGGTCCTGGTACCCGCGACGATGTCGCTGCTGGGACGGTTCAACTGGTGGCTGCCCGCGTGGTTGGACCGCGTGCTGCCCCGCATCGACGTCGAGGTCGACGACGACCGGCCGGTCACCGCTCCGGCCACCGAACGCGAACTCGCCCGGACCTGA
- a CDS encoding sacsin N-terminal ATP-binding-like domain-containing protein, whose protein sequence is MSSWRASANRYREDATTEDDLVTVGYRDRLFTELIANAADAAGAAGITGRVSIWAGDSGTVHVANTGAPVSADGLRSLLSLRVSAKSSESHTVGRYGVGFTATAAVADRVEVRSTSASFVFDRDRTAATLTAEGIDPAARRPPLLRLAWPVAAVPSGGHDTEIVLHLCDGVAAADLLATARRQAPELLVELDGLGAITVADTTVRIERAEMPPLAEERARKGSLSAATQLLTITASSPTDCVVHRWLQAGRDTRWLIEVDEGGAVCARRSALTENVLRAPTPTDVELSMPAICITDLPLTPDRRHLHPDADISSAAQGYAELLHALPLSDRPALIPIAAHARNRDDAALGHAVVENLSEREWLPGAAGNDLVPSRSVVFGDLTPELAEVLAPLMADLAHPDMSERRHLARLQSVGVTVIGLAELAERLVGTERDPSWWCDLYAALSPLVTTAADAEELGALPIPRSDERLGIGARGLFLADGIDTAMSWLPTVHTRARHPLIERLGARTVAVAEAVADPALQQLVEQADDDELGRVADEVLALLCADADAAVPKWLAGLPLPDAQGELRAADELLLPDSPLAAVLVDDAPFGQVSPDLVGRVGGDVLRRIGVGWGFLTLVDELPVAPDHDLPDEERWWSTLDAPPDTLAAVRDLDLVDDGCWDEALTLLAADSTTAVMLDDPSGYTAWWLRHHAVIGGHRLGWYRAPSDLSMVGVRDVLDHPHADALGAALGGIEIESADDADTVLTHLGDPDRRIAPGIAAAVHAAVVRAVRIGVCDAAELAVPQRVRAASGEAVTDAVVLDRPWMVQVFGSGELVLAGVRPDRDDAAALAEILDLPMVDDEVRAEVVGEGVAATRDCPEATLFAVQWGHDIGRADVRLHEELWVRLWRNGDRRDKRVGWWVDEHGVTHLPRLSRP, encoded by the coding sequence GTGTCGTCGTGGCGGGCGTCGGCCAACCGCTATCGCGAGGACGCGACCACCGAAGACGATCTGGTCACCGTCGGCTACCGCGACCGGCTCTTCACCGAACTCATCGCCAACGCCGCCGACGCTGCGGGTGCGGCGGGCATCACGGGGCGGGTGAGCATCTGGGCGGGCGACAGCGGGACGGTGCACGTCGCCAACACGGGAGCGCCCGTCTCGGCTGATGGCCTTCGGTCCCTCCTCTCGCTACGGGTTTCGGCGAAATCGTCGGAATCGCACACGGTCGGGCGCTATGGCGTCGGTTTCACCGCCACCGCGGCGGTCGCCGATCGCGTGGAGGTGCGTTCGACGTCGGCCTCCTTCGTATTCGATCGGGACCGTACCGCGGCGACCCTCACTGCCGAGGGCATCGATCCCGCCGCCCGCCGCCCGCCGTTGCTGCGGCTGGCCTGGCCGGTGGCCGCCGTACCGTCTGGCGGTCACGACACGGAGATCGTGCTGCATCTCTGCGATGGCGTCGCGGCCGCCGACCTCCTCGCGACCGCCCGCCGCCAGGCGCCCGAGCTGTTGGTGGAGCTCGACGGACTCGGTGCGATCACGGTCGCCGACACCACGGTGAGAATCGAGCGCGCAGAGATGCCCCCGCTCGCCGAGGAGCGTGCGAGGAAGGGGAGCCTGTCGGCCGCGACGCAACTGCTCACCATCACCGCCTCGTCGCCGACCGACTGCGTGGTCCATCGATGGCTGCAGGCCGGGCGAGACACCCGATGGCTGATCGAGGTCGACGAGGGCGGTGCGGTGTGCGCGCGGCGCTCCGCGCTGACCGAGAACGTGCTGCGCGCCCCGACACCCACCGACGTCGAACTGTCGATGCCCGCCATCTGCATCACCGATCTCCCGCTCACCCCGGACCGGCGTCATCTCCATCCCGACGCCGACATCAGCTCGGCCGCACAGGGGTACGCGGAGCTACTGCATGCGTTGCCGTTGTCGGACCGGCCGGCGCTGATCCCGATCGCCGCACATGCCCGCAATCGTGACGACGCAGCTCTCGGCCACGCGGTAGTCGAGAACCTGTCCGAACGTGAGTGGTTGCCGGGTGCGGCCGGGAACGATCTGGTGCCGAGTCGGTCGGTGGTCTTCGGCGACCTCACCCCTGAACTCGCCGAGGTGCTCGCCCCGCTGATGGCCGACCTGGCCCATCCCGACATGTCCGAGCGGCGTCATCTGGCGCGGCTGCAATCGGTCGGGGTCACGGTGATCGGCCTCGCCGAGCTCGCCGAACGCCTGGTCGGTACCGAGCGTGACCCGTCCTGGTGGTGTGACCTGTACGCGGCGTTGTCCCCGCTGGTCACCACCGCGGCAGACGCGGAGGAACTGGGCGCCCTACCGATTCCGCGTTCCGACGAACGGCTCGGCATCGGCGCACGCGGCCTGTTTCTCGCCGACGGCATCGACACCGCGATGAGCTGGCTGCCCACCGTGCACACCCGGGCACGTCATCCCTTGATCGAACGACTCGGTGCCCGGACGGTGGCGGTGGCCGAGGCGGTGGCCGACCCGGCGCTGCAACAGCTGGTCGAACAGGCCGACGACGACGAACTGGGGCGGGTGGCCGATGAGGTCCTCGCCCTGCTGTGCGCGGATGCGGATGCGGCCGTGCCGAAATGGTTGGCAGGTCTGCCCCTGCCCGACGCGCAGGGTGAGCTCCGGGCGGCCGACGAACTGCTGTTACCCGACAGCCCGCTGGCGGCGGTGCTGGTCGACGACGCGCCGTTCGGGCAGGTGTCCCCGGATCTGGTCGGTCGGGTCGGCGGCGACGTACTGCGCCGCATCGGTGTCGGCTGGGGCTTTCTCACTCTCGTCGACGAACTGCCGGTGGCACCCGACCACGACCTACCCGACGAGGAGCGCTGGTGGTCGACGCTGGATGCGCCGCCGGACACCCTTGCGGCAGTCCGCGATCTGGACCTCGTCGACGATGGTTGTTGGGACGAGGCGTTGACGCTGCTGGCCGCCGACTCGACGACCGCGGTGATGCTCGACGACCCATCCGGCTACACCGCGTGGTGGTTGCGTCACCACGCGGTCATCGGTGGCCATCGGCTCGGGTGGTACCGCGCGCCCTCGGATCTGTCGATGGTGGGAGTCCGCGACGTGCTCGACCACCCCCACGCCGATGCGTTGGGGGCGGCGCTCGGCGGGATCGAGATCGAATCCGCCGACGACGCCGACACCGTGCTGACCCACCTAGGTGACCCCGACCGCCGCATCGCCCCCGGTATCGCGGCTGCCGTGCATGCCGCCGTGGTCCGGGCGGTGCGAATCGGCGTCTGCGATGCGGCAGAGCTCGCTGTGCCGCAACGGGTGCGCGCTGCCTCCGGCGAAGCGGTCACCGACGCCGTGGTGCTCGACCGGCCGTGGATGGTGCAGGTTTTCGGCTCCGGTGAGCTGGTCCTCGCCGGGGTGCGGCCCGACCGCGACGACGCTGCGGCGTTGGCCGAGATACTCGACCTGCCGATGGTGGACGACGAGGTGCGTGCGGAGGTGGTCGGCGAGGGAGTCGCCGCCACCCGTGACTGCCCGGAGGCCACGCTGTTTGCCGTGCAGTGGGGACACGACATCGGCCGGGCCGACGTACGGCTACACGAGGAACTCTGGGTTAGATTGTGGCGCAACGGAGATCGACGCGATAAACGCGTCGGTTGGTGGGTCGATGAGCACGGGGTCACGCACCTGCCGCGGCTATCCCGACCGTGA
- a CDS encoding phosphatase PAP2 family protein, with translation MIYAANPVDDAVTDAAVDLRVPVLTDLAFVVTAIGNTVVLALVVTIAAAGLALRGQRDEAILVAAGSIGGYVLMVGIKQLVARSRPPLPDRLFAIDTYSFPSGHAMISMVVFGLLAVAAHRSSSWVRAHPLVLLLAPAASIAIGCTRVYLGVHWASDVVAGWVLGALWVMLCAWISRRCATRLRRHGRIPPRAARPAR, from the coding sequence GTGATTTACGCTGCCAACCCCGTCGACGACGCCGTCACCGACGCGGCGGTCGACCTCCGGGTTCCGGTGCTCACGGATCTCGCGTTCGTCGTCACCGCGATCGGCAACACGGTGGTGCTCGCGTTGGTGGTGACCATTGCGGCCGCAGGGTTGGCGCTGCGAGGCCAACGAGACGAGGCGATCCTGGTGGCCGCGGGATCGATCGGCGGCTACGTCCTCATGGTCGGGATCAAACAGCTCGTCGCCCGATCGCGTCCGCCGTTGCCGGACCGGCTGTTCGCCATCGACACCTACTCGTTTCCGTCCGGTCACGCGATGATCAGCATGGTGGTGTTCGGGCTCCTCGCCGTCGCCGCCCACCGCAGCAGTTCCTGGGTGCGCGCGCACCCGCTCGTGCTGCTCCTCGCGCCGGCCGCATCGATCGCCATCGGCTGTACGCGGGTGTACCTGGGGGTGCACTGGGCCAGCGACGTCGTCGCCGGGTGGGTGCTCGGCGCGCTGTGGGTCATGTTGTGTGCGTGGATTTCTCGACGCTGCGCCACCCGGCTTCGGCGGCATGGTCGGATTCCACCACGCGCGGCGAGACCGGCACGTTAA
- a CDS encoding DUF2771 family protein produces the protein MNLSSADKKALTIIAAVVVAFVVIVGGTVAVLTRDAWSGDGSDEEPYLHLAVGDRLVQVEPTRMCDVFLENCEPEDPTDIDVARVPVPVGESMMLSVSQDIAEWPWNLVVQYLTPEGPDGTVVPMRSNSTYTTVLHSSPERILIAIEVQLPSVVSAGDDTVSMRGYLAADTSPEGMELPGSGAGLSAPARG, from the coding sequence GTGAACCTCAGCAGTGCGGACAAGAAGGCCCTGACCATCATCGCGGCGGTGGTCGTCGCATTCGTGGTGATCGTCGGCGGGACCGTCGCGGTGTTGACCAGGGACGCGTGGTCGGGCGATGGGTCCGACGAGGAACCGTATCTGCACCTGGCGGTGGGTGATCGGCTGGTACAGGTGGAACCCACCCGGATGTGTGACGTGTTCCTGGAGAACTGCGAGCCGGAGGACCCCACCGACATCGACGTGGCGCGCGTACCGGTGCCGGTCGGCGAGTCGATGATGCTCTCGGTGTCCCAGGACATCGCGGAGTGGCCGTGGAATCTCGTCGTGCAGTACCTGACCCCGGAGGGTCCGGATGGCACGGTCGTGCCGATGCGGTCGAACTCCACCTACACCACGGTCCTACACTCCTCCCCGGAACGCATCCTGATCGCGATAGAGGTCCAGCTGCCGTCGGTCGTCTCTGCCGGCGACGACACCGTCAGCATGCGCGGTTACCTTGCCGCCGACACGTCCCCCGAGGGCATGGAATTGCCGGGGAGCGGCGCGGGCCTCAGCGCTCCAGCTCGCGGGTGA
- a CDS encoding MFS transporter — protein sequence MNRPSPHSPRRDDGDPTRFPGRDGAVGSGHDRRSPRQHPGTANYPADEGRSGRAGGRGAARGPNDHAYLPPRTHNPHLPPLDDDPADPAATDRVGGTRAMPSTASTDPRMPKKLTVARVAAMRSRELTGRGVGKIYQAATADGADRSGMTALTLPVIANFAVDAAMAVALANTLFFAAATGESKTNVGLYLALTIAPFALIAPLIGPLLDRLQHGRRIAMATTFGLRAVLALLIMANSSWDSAAQQLQYDPWVLYPCALGLLVLSKSFGVLKSAVTPRVVPPSIDLPRVNSRLTTFGLIGGTLVGGAVAAFFELLLAKVLPFHIPGAMVWLAIIAVIGAWLCMRIPSWVEVTEGEIPTTLTYHGEPAMSRAPEHDSGAGGGLKGARETANELAQKMRQPLGRKVVAGLWGNATIRILTGFLTLYIAFYAKAQQDVHSDWTQLVLLGAVGAAAAVGNMLGNGLGTRLELKNRPIIVVWCTAACFVVAILAAIFGSIVVATVAAFVASGTSAIGKVCLDSSIQDDLPDESRASAFGRSETVLQLGWVFGATLGVVLPTTLWIGFTVVAVLLGIGLVQTVLTNRGSSLVPGIGGRRPDYAEPTVAFMAVGDTDRPWRRGSHGSPSTAPTRAHRAAHDPRRPDLDPGRTTPPTKPHHTGRH from the coding sequence GTGAACCGACCCAGTCCCCACTCGCCCCGCCGGGACGACGGTGACCCGACCCGCTTCCCAGGCCGCGACGGCGCGGTGGGCAGCGGCCACGATCGGCGCAGCCCACGACAGCATCCAGGTACCGCGAACTACCCTGCCGACGAGGGCCGTTCCGGACGCGCCGGTGGCCGGGGGGCGGCCCGCGGCCCCAACGATCACGCGTACCTGCCGCCGCGCACCCACAATCCGCACCTGCCCCCACTCGACGACGATCCCGCCGATCCGGCGGCCACCGACCGAGTCGGCGGAACACGCGCCATGCCGTCGACGGCCTCCACCGATCCGCGGATGCCCAAGAAGCTCACCGTCGCCCGGGTGGCGGCGATGCGCAGCCGCGAACTGACCGGGCGCGGGGTGGGCAAGATCTACCAGGCGGCCACCGCCGATGGCGCCGACCGGTCGGGTATGACCGCGTTGACGCTGCCCGTCATCGCGAACTTCGCCGTCGACGCGGCGATGGCGGTGGCCCTGGCCAACACACTGTTCTTCGCGGCGGCGACGGGCGAGTCGAAAACGAATGTCGGCCTGTACCTGGCCCTGACAATCGCACCGTTCGCGCTGATCGCCCCGCTCATCGGCCCCCTGCTCGACCGACTCCAGCACGGACGCCGGATCGCGATGGCCACCACCTTCGGTCTGCGTGCCGTGCTCGCGCTGCTGATCATGGCGAACTCCTCGTGGGACTCGGCCGCGCAGCAATTGCAGTACGACCCGTGGGTGCTGTACCCGTGCGCGCTGGGCTTGTTGGTGTTGTCGAAGTCGTTCGGTGTGCTGAAGTCGGCGGTGACCCCACGCGTGGTGCCGCCGTCGATCGATCTGCCCCGGGTGAACTCCCGGCTGACCACATTCGGCCTGATCGGGGGGACGCTCGTCGGCGGTGCCGTCGCCGCCTTCTTCGAGCTGCTGCTGGCCAAGGTGCTGCCATTCCACATTCCGGGTGCCATGGTGTGGCTCGCCATCATCGCGGTCATCGGCGCCTGGCTGTGCATGCGTATCCCGTCGTGGGTGGAGGTCACCGAGGGCGAGATCCCGACCACCCTCACCTATCACGGCGAACCGGCGATGTCGCGCGCCCCCGAACACGATTCCGGCGCCGGCGGCGGGCTGAAGGGTGCGCGGGAGACGGCCAACGAACTCGCCCAGAAGATGCGGCAACCCCTGGGCCGCAAGGTGGTGGCCGGGTTGTGGGGCAACGCGACCATCCGCATTCTCACCGGGTTCTTGACGCTGTACATCGCGTTCTACGCCAAGGCCCAACAGGATGTGCACTCCGACTGGACGCAGCTGGTGCTGCTGGGTGCGGTCGGCGCCGCTGCGGCGGTCGGCAACATGCTCGGCAACGGCCTCGGCACCCGGCTGGAGTTGAAGAATCGGCCGATCATCGTGGTGTGGTGCACCGCGGCGTGTTTCGTCGTGGCGATCCTGGCCGCCATCTTCGGCAGCATCGTCGTCGCCACCGTTGCGGCCTTCGTCGCCTCCGGTACCAGCGCGATCGGCAAGGTGTGCCTGGACTCCTCGATTCAGGACGACCTGCCCGACGAATCGCGGGCATCGGCCTTCGGCCGGTCGGAGACGGTGCTGCAACTGGGTTGGGTCTTCGGCGCGACCCTCGGTGTGGTGTTGCCGACGACGCTGTGGATCGGGTTCACCGTGGTCGCCGTGCTGCTGGGCATCGGTTTGGTACAGACGGTGCTGACCAATCGCGGGTCCTCGCTGGTCCCGGGTATCGGCGGCCGCCGACCCGACTACGCCGAGCCGACGGTGGCGTTCATGGCGGTCGGCGACACCGACCGACCCTGGCGCCGGGGTTCGCACGGGTCACCGTCGACAGCGCCGACCCGTGCGCATCGGGCCGCCCACGACCCACGCCGGCCCGATCTCGATCCCGGCCGGACCACGCCCCCGACCAAACCCCATCACACAGGACGGCACTAG
- a CDS encoding DUF3027 domain-containing protein — protein sequence MTLVFDGDRLLAAADVARTALVEDGQRPGRHLESTPEGEWAVAHYFEADLPGYRGWQWCVVVAGAPGHDEITVSEIVLLPGEDSLLAPNWVPWNERIAAGDLTPGDMLAAEPDDHRLVPNQIDTADEFRFDDDTADPDDIGQIAGEIGLGRRRLLSPEGREEAAQRWHDGDFGPHSDMATAAPFNCATCGFYVPLAGALRPAFGVCANEYSADGHVVAAGYGCGAHSDVAAPRGQGSPAYDAFDDGVVEIVAVTADSGGDAVS from the coding sequence GTGACTCTAGTATTCGACGGTGACCGACTGCTCGCCGCCGCCGACGTGGCGCGCACAGCGCTCGTCGAGGACGGCCAGCGTCCGGGACGGCACCTGGAGAGCACCCCGGAGGGGGAGTGGGCGGTCGCCCACTATTTCGAGGCGGACCTGCCCGGCTATCGCGGGTGGCAATGGTGCGTCGTGGTCGCGGGTGCGCCTGGCCACGACGAGATCACCGTCAGCGAGATCGTCCTGCTGCCCGGCGAGGACTCGCTGTTGGCGCCCAACTGGGTGCCGTGGAACGAACGGATCGCCGCCGGTGACCTGACACCGGGCGACATGTTGGCGGCAGAACCCGACGACCACCGGTTGGTGCCCAACCAGATCGACACCGCCGACGAGTTCCGTTTCGACGACGACACCGCCGATCCCGACGACATCGGTCAGATCGCCGGTGAGATCGGTCTCGGACGTCGACGCCTGCTCAGCCCGGAGGGGCGTGAGGAGGCGGCCCAGCGGTGGCACGACGGCGATTTCGGTCCGCACAGCGACATGGCCACCGCGGCGCCCTTCAACTGCGCGACCTGTGGTTTCTACGTGCCGCTCGCCGGCGCCCTGCGGCCGGCGTTCGGTGTCTGCGCCAACGAGTACTCGGCCGACGGACATGTGGTGGCCGCCGGCTACGGCTGCGGCGCCCACTCCGACGTCGCCGCGCCCCGCGGCCAGGGGTCACCCGCCTACGACGCGTTCGATGACGGTGTCGTGGAGATCGTCGCGGTGACCGCGGACTCCGGCGGGGACGCGGTCTCCTGA